One segment of Deinococcus sp. Leaf326 DNA contains the following:
- the secY gene encoding preprotein translocase subunit SecY: MLRAFRDAFRIPDLRRKIVFTLLLLAVYRLGSAIPTPGVNTAALSQATSGGLFGLISLISGGNLSQFSIFALGVLPYITASIVIQLLTTTVPALEKLSKEGEEGRKKINQYTRYAAIALGAAQAIFFSLYITSNPQYVAVGWDPGFFTVLVMVLTQVAGIALTMWIGERITEVGVGNGISLIITSGIIAAYPREIAATGQLLQTEQTSILRILIFIGVILITIAGIVYVYQAERRVPVTYARARGGAAGQARGAGQATWLPIKVNQAGVIPVIFASAMLIIPNVIASATAARAPGVNAWISTNLVFGTPLYIILEAALIFGFTYLYNSVQFDPKRIAEQLREAGGFIPGVRPGTATAEFLGSISGRLSLWGAVFLVVLTVFPQIVQRGTGITTFQFSGTGLLIIVGVALETLKQLEAQLTVRRYDGFISKGRIRGRLNN; this comes from the coding sequence ATGCTCCGCGCCTTCCGCGACGCGTTCCGGATTCCGGACCTGAGGCGGAAGATTGTCTTCACCCTGCTGCTGCTCGCCGTATACCGCCTGGGAAGTGCTATTCCCACGCCCGGCGTCAACACCGCAGCCCTCAGCCAGGCCACCTCGGGTGGCCTCTTTGGTTTGATCAGCCTGATCTCGGGGGGCAATCTTTCGCAGTTCTCGATCTTCGCGCTAGGAGTGCTGCCGTATATCACGGCCAGCATCGTGATCCAGCTGCTCACGACCACCGTGCCGGCTTTGGAGAAGCTCTCCAAGGAAGGCGAGGAGGGTCGGAAGAAGATCAACCAATATACCCGCTACGCGGCCATCGCTCTGGGGGCGGCGCAGGCGATCTTCTTTTCGCTGTACATCACCAGCAATCCGCAGTACGTGGCCGTGGGCTGGGATCCAGGGTTCTTTACTGTGCTCGTCATGGTGCTGACCCAGGTAGCCGGTATCGCGCTGACGATGTGGATCGGTGAACGCATTACCGAAGTGGGCGTCGGCAACGGCATCAGTCTGATCATCACCTCCGGGATCATCGCAGCCTACCCGCGTGAGATCGCAGCGACCGGTCAGCTTCTGCAGACCGAGCAGACGAGCATCCTGCGAATCCTGATCTTCATCGGCGTCATCCTGATCACCATCGCCGGCATCGTGTACGTGTATCAGGCCGAACGCCGGGTCCCCGTGACCTACGCGCGTGCCCGTGGCGGCGCGGCCGGTCAGGCCCGTGGGGCCGGTCAGGCGACCTGGCTGCCTATCAAGGTGAACCAGGCAGGCGTCATTCCGGTGATCTTCGCCTCGGCCATGTTGATCATTCCCAACGTGATCGCCAGTGCCACGGCCGCCCGTGCGCCGGGCGTGAATGCCTGGATCAGCACCAATCTGGTGTTCGGCACACCGCTGTACATCATTCTGGAAGCTGCCCTGATCTTCGGCTTCACGTACCTGTACAACAGCGTGCAGTTCGATCCCAAGCGGATCGCGGAGCAGCTGCGCGAGGCTGGCGGCTTCATTCCGGGGGTCCGTCCGGGCACGGCCACGGCCGAGTTCCTGGGAAGCATCAGCGGCCGCCTGAGCCTCTGGGGCGCCGTCTTCCTGGTCGTGCTGACGGTCTTTCCGCAGATCGTGCAGCGCGGCACCGGAATCACGACCTTCCAGTTCTCGGGGACGGGTCTGCTGATCATCGTGGGGGTGGCGCTCGAAACCCTGAAACAGCTCGAAGCTCAACTCACGGTGCGCCGTTACGACGGCTTCATCAGCAAGGGCCGTATCCGCGGCCGTCTGAACAACTAA
- the rplF gene encoding 50S ribosomal protein L6, with protein MSRIGRQPIAVPSGVTASAQSGVFKVKGPKGELTVPYNTELTVRQDGEQLLVERPSDAQRHRALHGLTRTLVANAVKGVSDGFTINLELRGVGYRARLAGKNLEMTIGYSHPVVIEPPAGVSFTVPEPTRIDVSGIDKQLVGQVAANVRKVRKPDAYHGKGVRFVGEQIALKAGKAGATGGKGKK; from the coding sequence ATGTCCCGTATCGGTAGACAACCTATTGCCGTTCCCAGCGGCGTGACCGCGAGCGCCCAGTCCGGTGTGTTCAAGGTCAAGGGCCCCAAGGGCGAACTGACGGTGCCCTACAACACTGAACTGACTGTGCGCCAGGACGGCGAGCAGCTGCTCGTCGAGCGTCCCAGCGACGCCCAGCGCCACCGTGCTCTGCACGGCCTGACCCGTACCCTGGTCGCCAACGCGGTCAAGGGCGTGTCGGACGGCTTCACCATCAACCTCGAACTGCGTGGCGTGGGTTACCGCGCGCGCCTCGCAGGCAAGAACCTTGAGATGACCATCGGCTACAGCCACCCGGTCGTTATCGAGCCGCCTGCCGGCGTGAGCTTCACCGTGCCCGAGCCGACGCGCATTGACGTGAGCGGTATCGACAAGCAGCTCGTCGGCCAGGTTGCGGCAAATGTCCGTAAGGTGCGCAAGCCCGACGCCTACCACGGCAAAGGTGTGCGCTTCGTTGGCGAGCAGATCGCCCTCAAGGCTGGTAAGGCCGGTGCCACCGGCGGGAAAGGGAAGAAATAA
- the rplO gene encoding 50S ribosomal protein L15 produces MKLHELKPHAGSRKNRKRVGRGPGGTDKTAGRGHKGQKARSGAGKGAFFEGGRSRLIARLPKRGFNKVGTTFEIVKLSQLDVLQGDTFDRAALELAGLVRRKNNPVKLLATGELTRAVTVHVDAASAAAIQAVEAAGGRVVLPEATSETAEKAE; encoded by the coding sequence ATGAAACTCCATGAGCTTAAGCCGCACGCCGGCAGCCGCAAGAACCGCAAGCGCGTGGGCCGTGGCCCCGGCGGCACCGACAAGACCGCCGGCCGTGGTCACAAGGGCCAGAAGGCCCGCAGCGGCGCTGGCAAGGGTGCCTTCTTCGAAGGGGGCCGCAGCCGCCTGATCGCCCGCCTGCCCAAGCGCGGCTTTAACAAGGTCGGTACCACCTTCGAGATCGTCAAGCTCTCCCAGCTGGACGTCTTGCAGGGTGACACCTTCGACCGCGCTGCGCTGGAACTGGCCGGTCTGGTGCGCCGCAAGAACAACCCCGTCAAGCTGCTGGCGACTGGTGAACTGACCCGCGCCGTGACGGTGCACGTTGACGCCGCGAGCGCGGCCGCCATTCAGGCCGTGGAAGCGGCCGGCGGCCGGGTCGTACTGCCCGAAGCTACCAGCGAGACTGCCGAGAAGGCGGAGTAA
- the rpmD gene encoding 50S ribosomal protein L30 has protein sequence MKITLKRSVIGRPGYQVNTVKALGLKKIGDSREINDSPALRGMVKTVQHLLEVQE, from the coding sequence GTGAAGATTACCCTCAAGCGCAGCGTCATCGGCCGCCCTGGCTATCAGGTGAACACGGTCAAGGCGCTGGGCCTCAAGAAGATCGGCGACAGCCGCGAAATCAATGACTCGCCCGCCCTGCGCGGGATGGTCAAGACTGTTCAGCATCTGCTGGAGGTGCAGGAATGA
- the rplR gene encoding 50S ribosomal protein L18, whose translation MSSQTTVRRKLRTRRKVRVAAAERLRLSVFRSSKHIYAQIIDDSKGVTLASASSAAVKTGSKTDTAAAVGKALAEAATAKGVTKVVFDRGAYRYHGRVKALADAAREGGLDF comes from the coding sequence ATGTCCTCACAGACGACCGTCCGCCGCAAGCTGCGCACCCGCCGCAAGGTCCGTGTGGCCGCCGCCGAGCGCCTGCGCCTGAGCGTGTTCCGCTCGAGCAAGCACATCTACGCCCAGATTATCGACGACAGCAAGGGCGTGACCCTGGCCTCGGCCAGCAGCGCCGCCGTCAAGACGGGCAGCAAGACCGATACCGCCGCAGCCGTGGGCAAAGCCCTGGCCGAGGCCGCCACCGCCAAGGGTGTCACGAAGGTCGTTTTTGACCGTGGTGCGTACCGTTACCACGGACGCGTGAAGGCGCTCGCAGACGCGGCGCGGGAGGGTGGCCTTGACTTTTAA
- the rpsE gene encoding 30S ribosomal protein S5, translated as MTFNRRNDRNAERESSEFEEKMLFVNRTSKTYQGGRRFRFAALVILGDRNGRVGMGIGKAKEVPVAIEKAKAIARKNMIHVPVENGTIPHDIVGVNSTSRVLLKPAGPGTGVIAGTVPRSIAELAGITNMLSKELGSRNKVNVAYAVFDGFKNLRTAKQVRALRGTEAPAQTAGGAQ; from the coding sequence TTGACTTTTAATCGTCGTAACGACCGCAACGCGGAGCGTGAAAGCAGCGAATTCGAAGAGAAGATGCTGTTCGTCAACCGCACCTCCAAGACCTACCAGGGCGGACGCCGCTTCCGCTTCGCCGCACTCGTGATCCTGGGTGACCGCAACGGTCGCGTGGGCATGGGGATCGGTAAGGCCAAGGAAGTGCCGGTCGCCATCGAGAAGGCCAAGGCGATCGCCCGCAAGAACATGATCCACGTGCCGGTCGAAAACGGGACGATTCCTCACGACATCGTGGGGGTCAACAGCACCAGCCGCGTGCTGCTGAAGCCCGCGGGTCCCGGTACCGGCGTGATCGCAGGCACCGTTCCCCGTTCCATTGCCGAACTCGCGGGCATCACCAACATGCTCTCGAAGGAACTCGGCAGCCGTAACAAGGTGAACGTGGCGTACGCCGTGTTCGACGGCTTCAAGAACCTGCGCACCGCCAAGCAGGTCCGCGCTCTTCGCGGAACCGAGGCGCCGGCGCAGACCGCAGGAGGCGCGCAGTGA